Proteins from a single region of Dethiosulfovibrio peptidovorans:
- a CDS encoding chemotaxis protein: MIRLRFRGKLLVVLLGALVIIQGSIIAHTALRVRTNSIAKTTKLLTASAEREAEELSKTMTRFVVTAQTLAASLEECNRTAPEARKDVIDMTRQILAQTPGALSAWFVFEPNAFDGKDSEFSGVDGFKETGRFEGTFVRNNGSIIRTYDTTEESLQDGDWYYGPLRSGHPMIEEPCRYSYVDNGESYLITTLSIPIKLDGKNIGVVGLDVDLAAFTEKVTAISVTEHSYNTLFSNEGYMLYHPNKNLVEKNLEEVGRGKIKNLDEILNIITTGDKKTCIEYSINLNEDILRVQTPIPLGSNLAPWSLSITVPLSDVTAAPNRLIRNLILTSLLGLVLLGLVI, from the coding sequence GTGATAAGACTCCGATTCCGAGGGAAATTGCTGGTAGTGCTGTTGGGAGCTCTGGTGATCATCCAGGGAAGTATCATTGCCCATACAGCTCTGAGGGTGAGAACCAACTCCATAGCCAAGACAACCAAGCTTCTCACCGCATCTGCAGAGAGAGAGGCCGAAGAGCTCTCCAAGACGATGACTCGCTTCGTCGTTACGGCTCAAACTCTGGCAGCGTCTCTTGAAGAGTGTAACCGAACCGCCCCCGAAGCTCGGAAAGACGTCATCGACATGACCCGTCAGATCCTGGCTCAAACTCCTGGAGCACTTTCAGCATGGTTCGTCTTTGAGCCCAACGCCTTTGACGGCAAGGATTCTGAATTTTCGGGAGTTGACGGATTTAAGGAGACAGGGCGTTTTGAAGGCACTTTTGTCCGCAACAATGGCTCTATCATTCGGACGTATGATACTACTGAGGAGAGTCTTCAGGACGGAGATTGGTATTATGGCCCCCTTCGCTCTGGGCACCCGATGATCGAAGAACCCTGCCGATACTCCTATGTGGACAATGGAGAGTCATACCTTATAACAACTCTTTCCATCCCCATTAAACTTGATGGGAAAAACATCGGCGTAGTTGGCCTAGACGTAGATCTCGCTGCTTTCACCGAGAAGGTGACTGCCATTTCGGTTACAGAACACAGCTATAACACCCTCTTCTCTAACGAGGGATATATGCTCTATCACCCAAATAAAAACCTTGTAGAAAAGAACCTAGAAGAGGTGGGAAGAGGCAAAATCAAAAACCTGGACGAGATCTTGAACATAATCACCACCGGAGACAAAAAAACCTGCATTGAGTATTCCATTAACTTAAATGAAGATATTTTGAGGGTACAGACTCCCATTCCTCTAGGATCTAACCTTGCCCCTTGGAGCCTCTCTATTACCGTCCCCCTGTCAGACGTGACGGCAGCTCCCAACAGGTTGATTCGTAATCTGATCCTGACCTCCCTCCTTGGGCTGGTTCTTCTGGGGCTCGTGATCTT
- a CDS encoding MBL fold hydrolase → MRLKVLGAAGEVTGSNYMLEVGDKRVMIDCGLHQGRDDEKRNREPFHFDPTSVDAVLLTHAHIDHTGRVPLLVKQGYKGKVYGSLPAVELTEVLWRDSAHLMAEEARWRSKKNARKGLPPVEPLFDDDDVTSALKMLTPVSYDDKIQVVPGLEVRFRDAGHIMGSAILEIWLTQGDASVKIVFSGDLGPQKTVMERTPAAITEADYVVIESTYGDREHKTNDESREEFQTLMKQILAKKSKVYIPTFVVDRGQRVIYELMLLQDQGLAQDVPIYFDSPMGVKATKIYEEHLDLCSSEIQAYRHQGKHPFSPERLTYVSSVEDSQAINDVDHAIILAGSGMCNGGRIVHHLKHGIWNPENHVVFVGYQAVGTLGRRIVEGQKQLRIAGEDVMVRAQIHTINGFSAHADRRDLLAWASNFADASPSFFVTHGEPKSSEALAKSLREKGFQAVVPVVDQEFELSPNVSEREAKIVVATPQSHVSAYVEVARSLSEIAAITERLSESAASMGDPEQALPLLNSAKVLLETVTNRSRC, encoded by the coding sequence GTGCGATTGAAGGTTTTAGGTGCTGCGGGCGAGGTGACCGGATCTAACTATATGCTGGAGGTTGGCGACAAACGAGTTATGATAGATTGTGGTCTTCACCAGGGACGGGATGACGAAAAACGGAATCGGGAGCCCTTTCATTTTGATCCGACCAGCGTTGATGCCGTGCTTTTAACGCATGCCCACATCGACCATACTGGCCGAGTCCCTCTCCTGGTCAAGCAAGGATACAAGGGCAAAGTATATGGCTCTCTTCCAGCCGTGGAGCTCACGGAGGTTTTGTGGCGGGATTCGGCCCACCTTATGGCCGAGGAAGCTAGATGGCGGTCCAAGAAAAACGCCCGAAAGGGCCTGCCTCCAGTGGAACCTCTCTTCGACGATGACGACGTGACATCCGCCCTGAAAATGTTAACCCCCGTTTCGTATGACGATAAAATCCAGGTTGTTCCAGGTCTGGAGGTCCGATTCCGTGATGCTGGTCACATTATGGGGAGTGCCATTTTGGAGATATGGCTCACCCAGGGAGATGCATCGGTGAAGATCGTTTTCAGCGGTGATCTTGGTCCCCAGAAAACGGTGATGGAGCGAACGCCCGCAGCTATCACCGAGGCTGACTATGTTGTGATTGAGTCTACTTATGGGGATCGGGAACACAAGACTAACGACGAGAGTCGAGAGGAATTTCAGACTCTCATGAAGCAGATCCTTGCTAAAAAATCCAAGGTCTATATCCCCACGTTTGTCGTTGATCGAGGCCAGAGGGTTATCTACGAACTCATGCTCCTTCAGGATCAGGGACTTGCTCAGGATGTGCCGATCTATTTCGATTCCCCCATGGGCGTGAAGGCTACTAAGATTTATGAGGAGCATCTTGATCTCTGTTCCAGCGAAATTCAGGCCTATCGACATCAGGGCAAGCATCCTTTTTCTCCGGAACGACTAACGTATGTCTCGTCTGTGGAGGATTCTCAGGCCATCAACGACGTAGATCACGCGATAATTTTGGCAGGCAGCGGCATGTGTAACGGCGGTCGGATCGTCCATCACCTGAAGCATGGAATATGGAACCCAGAGAACCACGTTGTCTTTGTGGGATATCAGGCCGTCGGCACCTTAGGACGGCGGATCGTCGAGGGGCAAAAGCAGCTTCGTATTGCAGGGGAAGACGTGATGGTTCGGGCCCAGATCCATACTATCAACGGTTTCTCGGCTCACGCTGATCGCAGGGATCTTCTGGCGTGGGCGTCTAATTTTGCCGATGCGTCACCGTCTTTTTTCGTCACTCATGGTGAGCCTAAATCGTCTGAGGCTTTGGCTAAAAGCCTCAGAGAGAAGGGCTTTCAGGCTGTGGTCCCGGTGGTTGATCAGGAGTTTGAGCTGTCGCCTAACGTCTCAGAGCGGGAAGCAAAGATCGTTGTTGCCACGCCTCAAAGCCATGTTTCGGCCTATGTGGAGGTTGCCAGATCTCTGAGCGAGATCGCCGCCATAACTGAGCGGCTCAGCGAATCGGCAGCCTCTATGGGGGACCCTGAGCAGGCTTTGCCTCTTTTGAATTCGGCGAAGGTCCTTCTGGAGACCGTCACGAACCGATCCAGGTGTTGA